The Mercurialis annua linkage group LG8, ddMerAnnu1.2, whole genome shotgun sequence genome window below encodes:
- the LOC126661721 gene encoding uncharacterized protein LOC126661721: MVYGYAAMLPMELTVASTCRLYQSKLSKDDYFDKMVIDSLDLDEDRLAALDNLEAQKRRVESAYNKRVKPKSFAIGDMVWKAILPIGHKDRRLGKWSPNWEGPFIVTTKLTNGAYVLANIDGEEYDRAINGQYL, translated from the coding sequence ATGGTCTATGGGTATGCTGCAATGCTGCCAATGGAACTTACCGTTGCGTCTACTTGTCGTTTATACCAGAGTAAATTATCCAAGGACGATTACTTTGACAAGATGGTGATAGACTCTTTGGACCTCGACGAGGATAGACTGGCTGCGTTGGACAACCTTGAAGCCCAGAAAAGAAGAGTTGAAAGTGCGTACAATAAACGTGTAAAACCCAAGTCATTCGCTATAGGCGACATGGTGTGGAAAGCTATCTTACCTATCGGCCATAAAGACAGGAGACTGGGAAAATGGAGCCCGAATTGGGAAGGACCATTCATTGTAACCACCAAGTTAACTAATGGGGCGTATGTACTGGCAAATATTGACGGCGAGGAGTACGATAGGGCGATCAACGGCCAATACCTATAG